The nucleotide window GTTCATGACTGGGGTGAAGTCGTAACAAGGTAACTGTACCGGAAGGTGCGGTTGGATCACCTCCTTTTACAGGTCACATTACTCAACACCAGAAGCGTCCTTCAGCGCCCCGGAACCATGATGGTTCCGGGGCGCTTTCTCGTTTGGTGCTGCGCCCAATCGGCTGACGGTGTGACGGTGGACTCAGGCGCTTAAGGGCAGGACCAGTGCGCGGGCCTTGACCCCCCGAGTGTGGGGATGCAGAGCGAGGGCCAGCATTTGCGTGTCCGGGCGCAGCAGATAGGGTAGCCACGTCTGGTGCAGCGTGTTCATGGCCGCGGAGGCGTGACCAACCGGACAGCCGCGCAGCACCAGCACAGCGCGGCTCCCGCCCACCGTGATCCAGAGGTCCGCCGTGGCCTCACCGTTCAGGCCGCTGGCCGTGCGGTACTCAAATGTATGGGCCTGCCTCAGCAGATGCATCGTCTGGTTCACTGCTCCTCTGGGCTGTTGCCCGCTTGATTGTCTTGAGTGAAGGTCCCTCAGCCTACGCAGCAAAGGCTGCGCCGATTGTCCCGCAGATGCCCCTGTTGGATAGACAACTGCGCCCCGGTGCCATGCGGGTTGAATCTTCTCAACCGCGCAAACATCACCATGCCATCTCCCTTGTCTTCGTTAAACTGCCCTTATGGGCGGTCTTCCGGTGTCGGAGCTGTTGCGCGAGTATCAGGGCTACGTGCTGGCTTACCGGTTGCGTGCGGCGGTGGGCGGACGGGTCGCGCCGGACGGTGAGCAGCTGAGCCTGCCCGCCTACGCCTCCACGCGTATCGAGCGGCAGGACCTGGCCCGTGGTCTGATCAAGCAGGGGCTGGACGCGGGGCGTATGCGCCGGCTGGACAGGCTGTCCGACACCCTGATGTTCGGCTTCTGGCTTAATCCTGCCGAGGTCGCGGCCTTCCTGCGCGCCGCCATCCGCGAGGGCAGCCATCCGGCACTGGGCCGCCCGGACGCCTTCGCCGCGTTGCTGACGCACAGCGAACGTGCGCGGCTGGGCGAGGCCGGGGTGCAGCAGGTCTGCGCCCATCATCTGGCCTGCCTGACCCTGGCCGTCCCGATGCTGGACCCGGACGGGCTGTCGCGGGCGTGGCAGCGGATTGAGGACACCACCCCCCCACTGTTTCTGGACGAATTGGCCGCTGTGGGCGTGGTTTGAACGGAATGCTGGCCAGCCTGTGGCGGACCCTGCTGCCCCGTGCCTGTCCCGGTTGCGGCGCACAGCTGGGCACCGAGGCGGGCTTGTGCCGTGCCTGCCGGGCTGGGTTGACGGCACGTGTCGAGTCCCACAGTCCGCTGCGGCCTCGACCAGAGCCGCATCTGGTGACGCTGGGCCGGTACCAGGGCGTGGGGCGCCGGGCCGTCCGCGCCCTGAAATTCGGTGGAGCGCGGGATCTGGCAGGTGTGCTGGGGGAGGCGCTGGCAGCGGGCGTTCCACCCGAGTGGGGCGTGGGCGCGGTGGTGCCGGTGCCGCTGCATCCCTCCCGGCAGCGCCAGCGCGGCTACAACCAGGCCGAACTGTTGGCCCGCGAGGTGGCCCGTCAGCTGGGGGTGCCGTGCGTAGATGCGCTGCGGCGCACCCGCGCCACCCATCAGCAGGCTCGGCAGCAGGCCGCCGGGCGCCACGAGATGGCCGGAGCATTCGCGGTCAGGCCCGGTCGACTGCCGTCTGGCCCGCTGCTGCTCCTGGATGATGTGATGACGTCTGGAAGCACCCTACTGGCCTGCCAGGATGCCCTGCACGCGGCGGGCGCGGCGGAGGTGTATGTCGCGGTGGTTGCCCGGTGAGGGTGAGGCGGCTCAGGTTGGAGGGCCGCTCTGCTCACGCAGCCACAGCATCAGGGCCTGGGCGCTGGCGGGGTTGGTGGCCAGTGGAATGTCGTGAACGTCGCACAGGCGCACCAGCGCGCTGACATCCGGTTCATGGGGCTGGGCTGTCAGCGGGTCGCGGAAGAAGAAGACGGCCATCACGCGCTCCTCGGCAAGCCGCGCGCCGATCTGCTGGTCTCCGCCCAGCGGCCCGGACAGGACCCGCTCGACCTCCAGCCCGGTCTGCTTGTGCAGGATGGCCCCGGTGGTTCCGGTGGCGACCAGATGAAAGCGCGACAGGACCTCGCGGTGGGCCAGCACGAACATCGCCAGTTCCAGCTTCTTCTTGTCATGCGCGATCAGCGCCACCTGCCGGGTGCCTGAAGGGGTGGGGAGCGGTGCGGTCATTGGGCCATTGTGTCACGGGGTCGTCATGGGCCACACACTCTGACAATCGGCGTCTCTCAACACAACTAAAACAGAATCGAGAGACAGCCGGGGACACGAAAAGGCCGGAGCACATTTGCCCCGGCCCCTCTCAGCTCAGAATTCGGCTCAGTTCTTGGCACTGCCCTCAAAGGCGGCCTTGAACTTCTGCAGGTCCTCAGCGATCTGCTGGCTGGGTTCCTCGCCGAACAGTTTGGCCACGGCGGCGCCCAGTGGGCCAGCCGGCGGGCGGTAGCTGAGGGCCACATGCACGCGGGTTCCGCCGTTGGGCAGTTCCTCGAACTGCACGCTGCCCGCGTTGTCTACGGTTGCGCCCGGCAGCGAGTGCCAGCCGATGCGCTGGCCCGGCTTGTCGTTGACGATCTCGGCTTCCCACTCGACATGGGTGCCCAGCGGAGCCTTGGCCACCCAGCGGCTGCGCTTCTCGTCCAGCTCGGTGACGCTTTCCAGATGGCTCATGATCTGGGGCAGATTTTCCAGCTTGCGCCAGTAGTCGTAAACGGCCTGGGTGGGCCGGTCGATAACCACGCTGTGCTCCACGAAAATGGGCTTGGAGGCCGCCGCGCCGCCGCCGCCAACTGCGGCCATCACCGGGTCATTGCCGGTGGCCGCGCGGTAGGCCAGGTAGCTGCCCACCGCAGCCATGCCCAGGCCCAGCACGCCGCGCTTGCGCAGGCCCATCAGCAGCAGGGCGCCGCCGGCTGCTCCGCTGATCATGCGGGTCTGGTCCATTCCACTGTCTTCTGTTTTTGTCATGGTTGATCCTCCGATAACCGGCAGTCTAAGGGTTGGGCGCGGGGGGGCCGTGAAAGGTAAACCAATCCAGAATATGCGCCGGCCAGGCGGCTCCTGAACCCGCCGGAACTTCAGGGCCTGGGGTCAGGCGCAGGCGTCCCCTGCTGCTCATGCTGCTGCTCGATCTCGTCGGTGGCAGCGCGGTCCGCTGCGGTGGCCGGACCCCCCTCCAGGTGCGCGTCGAGGTTGGTGTTGGCCCCGTAGCTGCTGGCCGCGCCGCCCTGATGGGTGTCCATGTCGATGGGCGTGCTGATGGCATCCGGAGCCGGAGCGCCGGGCGTGCTGGACGTGGTGGGTTTTCCCTCTCCCATGATGTAAAGCCCTCCTGAAATTGTGTCTGGGCCATGGTCGCGCAAACCCGGCGGCGGGAGGTGTGCAGACCTTGACCTGGGGTTGATCTGAGGGTGGCTCTGGTTGGACCGGGAGGAACGCGACATAAGGGGGTGGACTCCCCCCGTCACCCGCCGCATGCTCTACCCTGACGGATGTATGAGCGCTGCCGCCTCCCCGCGTCCTGAAGGTCTGGATCCCCTGTCGTTGACGGCCATCCTGGTGACCATCGTGTTCTGGGCCTCGGCCTTCGCGGGCATCCGGGCTGGCCTGGAGGCGTTCTCGCCGGGGCACCTGACGCTGTACCGCTTTCTGGTGGCGGGCCTGGCGCTGGGCGTGTACGCGCTGGTCACGCGCATTCCGCTGCCCAGCGCCGGGGATCTGGCGCGTATCTTCGGCCTGAGCTTCATGGGCATCACGCTGTACCACGTCCTGCTGAATTACGGCGAGGTCAGCGTGCCGGCCGGAACCGCCAGCCTGATCATTGCGGCAGGCCCGGTGATCACGGCGCTGCTGGCCACGCGTTTCGGAGGCGAGCGGCTGAACCTGCTGGGCTGGCTGGGCACCCTGACCAGTCTGGGCGGCGTCACGCTGATCGTGCTGGGCAGCGGGCAGGGGGTCAGCTTCACGCAGGGGGCGCTGCTGATTCTGGGCGCGGCGCTGTTTACCAGCATCTACTTTGTGTTTCAGAAACCGCTGCTGCGGCGCATGAATCCACTGCACTTCACGGTCTGGTCGCTGCTGCTGGGCACCCTGCCCATGCTGGTCTTCCTGCCGGGTTTCATGGGTGAGCTGCGGGCCGCGCCCGTGTCGGCCCATCTGGCCCTGATCTACCTGGGGCTGTTTCCCTCGGCGCTGGCGTACCTGACCTGGACGTTTGCGCTGTCACGGGTGCCGGCCAGCACCACCACGTCGTTTCTGTACGTCAGCCCGGTGCTGGCCATCGTGATCGCGCTGGTGTGGCTGGGCGAGCTGCCCCGGCCGGTCACGCTGCTGGGCGGCGCGGTGGCGGTGGCCGGGGTGGTGCTGGTCAACACGCTGGGCCGCCCCAGACGGCCTGCCCCACTGCCCGCACAGGCCACACAGGGGGCAGCGGAAACATGAGCGCCCCCGCTGCCGAACAGCCGCCTGCCCCGCCTGCCGACGCGCCCATCGTGCTGGAGGACGTGAGCGTGCGCCTGGGCGGCGAGACGGTCCTGAGCGGCGTGACGCTGGACGTGCGCCGCGGCGAGTTCCTGGCGCTGATCGGTCCCAGCGGCGGCGGCAAGAGCACGCTGCTGCGGGTGATCGCCGGGCTGCTCCGGCCGCTGTCGGGCACGGTGCGCGTGGGGTCGGTCCCGGCGCTGGTGTTCCAGGACTACCGCCTGCTGCCGTGGCGCACGGCCCTGCGGAACGTGGCCCTGCCAGCCGACCTGGGGGCCGGGGGAGGGCTACCCCCGAAAGAGGCGCTGCATCTGGTGGGCATGGACGCCTATGCGGGCTACTTCCCGGCGCACCTGTCGGGCGGCATGCGGGCGCGGGTGGCGCTGGCCCGCGCGCTGGCGCAGAGCGGCGACGTGCTGCTGCTGGACGAACCCTTCGCCGCGCTGGACGCCCTGGTGCGCGAGCGCTTCAACGACGAGCTGCGGCACCTGCATGAGAAGACCGGGCGCACCACCGTGCTGGTCACCCACTCCATCCGCGAGGCGGTGTGGCTGGCCGACCGGGTGGCCGTGCTGCGCGACGGCAGGATCGTGGAGGTTCTGGACACGCGCGGCGAGGGCCGGGTCAGCGCCTACACCGACGGCCTGGAAGCGCACCTGCGCGGCGTGCTGGGCACCGGTGACAGCACCCGCCTGCGCACGCCCCCCCGCGAGCGCCTGAGCCTGTCGGGGCTGCTGCCGCTGGCCGCCATCGCGCTGGGCCTGCTGGGCTGGCATCTGGCCGCCACCCGCCTGAACCAGCCGTTCCTGCTGCCCACGCCCACCGCTGTGTGGCGCGAGCTGACCACCACCTTCCCGGAGCTGGCCGCCGCCTTCTGGGTCACGGCCCGCACGGCGCTGGCGGGGCTGGTGATCGGCGGTCTGGTGGGGGTGATCATTGGCTACCCGCTGGCGAAGTTCCGGCCGCTGGAGCGGTTCTTCAGCCCGTTTATCATTGCCGCGCAAAGCACGCCCATCGTGATTCTCGCGCCGCTGCTGGTGTCGTGGCTGGGCTTCGGCTTCGTGCCGGCAGTGGTGGTGTCGGCCCTGAGCGCCCTGTACCCGATCATGATTGCCACCCTGGTCGGCGTGCGCGAGGTGGACCGCACCTTCTACGAGCTGTTCGGCAGCCTGCAGGCCACCGCGCTGCAACGCCTGACGCGGCTGGAACTGCCCGGCGCCCTGCCGGTAATGCTGGGCGGCCTGCGGCTGGCCGCCAGCCTCGCCCTGATCGGCGCGGTGGTCTGGGAATTCGTGGACGCCAACCAGAAGGGGCTGGGGCTGGCGGTGCAGGTGGCCGGCACCTACCAGAACAAGGCCGCGCAGTTCGCCGCCATCGCCCTGCTGATTCTCTTCGGCGTGCTGATCTACGCGGTCATCACCGGGCTGGAACGCGGCGTGATGCGGCGGCGCGGGCGGTAAGCGGCCGCTTTGCCGGCGTCTGCGGAGCCATTGCGTGGCCATTCCCCTCGTCCCAAACTCAAAACTCCCCCAGCATCACGCCGGGGGAGTTTCTGTGCGGAGACGGCGCTCAGAGAATGCTCTTGACCACCTTCACCACGTTCTCCACGCTGAAGCCGAACTTCTCGAACAGGATTTCGGCGGGGGCGCTGGCCCCGAAGGTGTCCATGCCGATCACCGCGCCGTCCAGACCCACCCACTCGTACCAGGGGGACTTGGCGGCGGCCTCGATGGCCACCCGCCTGACGCCGGGGGTCAGCACGCTGTCGCGGTAGCCCCGGTCCTGCTCGCGGAAGATTTCCATGCATGGCATCGACACCACGCGGACGGCGGTGCCTTGCTGGCCCAGCGCCTCGGCGGCGTCCAGCGCCAGTCCCACCTCAGAGCCGCTGGCCACCAGGATCACGGCGGGGTTCTCGGCGTCCCGCACGGTGTACGCGCCCTTCTTCATGCCTTCCGCGTTGCGCGGCAGAATCCGCAGGTCCTGGCGGGACAGGGCCAGTGCGGTCGGTCCATTCTCGTATTCCAGCGCCATCTGCCATGCCAGAGCGGTTTCGTTGGCGTCGGCGGGCCGGATGACGTGCGCTCCCGGCACGGCGCGCAGCATGGCCAACTGGTCAATCGGCTGGTGGGTGGGGCCGTCCTCGCCCAGCCCGATGCTGTCGTGGGTCAGCACGTAGGTCACCGGCTGCATCTGAATGGCCGACAGGCGGAAGGCGGGCTTGAGGTAATCGGCAAACACCAGGAAGGTGCCCACCAGCGGGCGCACGCCGCCGTACAGCGAGAGGCCGTTGGCAGCGGCGGCCATGCCGAACTCGCGCACGCCGAAGTAGACGTTGCGTCCGGCGTAGTGGTCATGGTTCAGTACCCCGCCGTCCTGAATGGTGGTCTTGGTGCTGCCCGACAGGTCCGCGCTGCCGCCCATCAGTCCCGGCACCACCGCCGCCAGCGCGTTGATGGCCTCGCCGCTGGCGTTGCGGGTGGCCATGGCCTTGCTGCCCACCTCGTACTTCGGCAGGCTGTCCTCCAGGTTGGCGGGCAGCTCGCGGGCCAGCAGCGCGTCCACCTGCTGCCCCAGGTCAGGGTGCGCCGCGCGGTAGCGGTCCATCAGGGCCTGCCACTGCTGTTCCTGCTGCGCGCCGCGTTCGCGGGCGTCCATGTGCGTGGCCACCTCGTCCGGCACGGTGAACGGGGGATAGTCCCAGCCCAGCGCGGCCTTGGTGGCGGCCACGCCGTCTTTGCCCAGCGCCTCGCCGTGCGCCTTGCTGGTGCCGGCGCGGGGGCTGCCAAAGCCGATGATGGTCCGCACCTGAATCAGCGTGGGCTGCGAGGTGTTGTTGCGGGCGTTGATGATCGCCGCGCGGATTTCTTCCAGGTTGTTGCCGTCCTCGACCTTTAGCACCTCCCAGCCGTAGGAGCGGTAGCGCTCGGCGGTGTCTTCGGATTCGGCCTTCTCGGTGGCGGTGTCCAGCTGAATGCGGTTGTCGTCGTGGAACCAGATCAGTTTGCCCAGCTTGAGGTGCCCGGCCAGCGCGGCGGACTCATGGTTCACGCCTTCCTGCAGGTCGCCGTCGCCCATGACGCTGTAGGTGTAGTTGTCGAAGATCTCGAAGCCCTCGCGGTTGTACTGCGCGGCCAGGTGGCGCTCGGCCATCGCCATGCCCACGGTCATGGCCGCGCCCTGCCCCAGCGGCCCGGTGGTGGCGTCCAGCCCCGGCGTGTGAAAGAACTCCGGGTGGCCGGGCGTCTTGCTGCCCCACTTGCGGAAATCCCTGAGCTCCTGCAGCGGCATGTCATAGCCGGTCAGGTGCAGCAGGCTGTAGATCAGCATGCTGGCGTGACCTGCCGACAGCACGAAGCGGTCGCGGCCCGGCCACTGGGGGTTGCCGGGGTTGTGGCGCAGGAAGTCCTGCCAGATCACGTAGGCCATCGGGGCCATGCCCAGCGGCGCGCCGGGATGCCCGCTGTTGGCGGCCTGCACGCCGTCAATGGACAGCGTGCGGATGGTGTTGATGCTGAGCTGTGCGGGACCGGTTGAGGTGGCTGGCGTCATGGCGTCCATCCTACCCTGTGCGCCGATTGTGTACCAAGTACACTTACGGGCAGTTACCTGGGCAGCGTCCTCTCGGTCAGTCCGTCTTCGACGGCGGCCCGCACTTCCTCATCGCTGATCCCGGCGGCCCTCAGCCCCTGCACCAGCCGCCGCAGCTCCGTCAGCCCACCCTGCGGCCCCGCCGGGTCACCGGCCAGGACCCGCGTTCCCGCCCCGGCGCGGTTCTCGGTCAGGCCGTCGTCCTGAAGCAGGGCGTAGGTCTTGGCCACCGTGTTGGGGGCCAGCCCCAGCGCCGCCGCCACCGCGCGCACGGCAGGCAGGGCGTCGCCGGGCCGCAGCTGACCGTCCTGAATGGCCCGCGTCAGTGCCCGGCGCAGTTGAAGGTACACCGGCAATTCGCCGCCGGCGCCCACCTGGCTGGCCAGCAGCCCCAGCAGTTCGGCGTGTCGGTGTGGGGTCTCATTCATGGAAGTCCCAGTGTGTCCTGCGGCGGGATGCGGCATCTTCATGCCTCCTTTTCTGTGGAGGGGCCGGTGTCGGGCATCCGGGCGGCGGGGTGTGGGCCTGCTGAGTGTTCCAGGCAGGTGCGGACCTCGGCGTCCGTCGTCTGGGCAAAATCGCGGTAGAACTGTCCCACCGCGTGGAAGTGGAGCGGGGTCCACAGGCAGATCACC belongs to Deinococcus aerolatus and includes:
- a CDS encoding GntR family transcriptional regulator, which encodes MNETPHRHAELLGLLASQVGAGGELPVYLQLRRALTRAIQDGQLRPGDALPAVRAVAAALGLAPNTVAKTYALLQDDGLTENRAGAGTRVLAGDPAGPQGGLTELRRLVQGLRAAGISDEEVRAAVEDGLTERTLPR
- a CDS encoding ABC transporter permease subunit, with the translated sequence MSAPAAEQPPAPPADAPIVLEDVSVRLGGETVLSGVTLDVRRGEFLALIGPSGGGKSTLLRVIAGLLRPLSGTVRVGSVPALVFQDYRLLPWRTALRNVALPADLGAGGGLPPKEALHLVGMDAYAGYFPAHLSGGMRARVALARALAQSGDVLLLDEPFAALDALVRERFNDELRHLHEKTGRTTVLVTHSIREAVWLADRVAVLRDGRIVEVLDTRGEGRVSAYTDGLEAHLRGVLGTGDSTRLRTPPRERLSLSGLLPLAAIALGLLGWHLAATRLNQPFLLPTPTAVWRELTTTFPELAAAFWVTARTALAGLVIGGLVGVIIGYPLAKFRPLERFFSPFIIAAQSTPIVILAPLLVSWLGFGFVPAVVVSALSALYPIMIATLVGVREVDRTFYELFGSLQATALQRLTRLELPGALPVMLGGLRLAASLALIGAVVWEFVDANQKGLGLAVQVAGTYQNKAAQFAAIALLILFGVLIYAVITGLERGVMRRRGR
- a CDS encoding SRPBCC family protein is translated as MTKTEDSGMDQTRMISGAAGGALLLMGLRKRGVLGLGMAAVGSYLAYRAATGNDPVMAAVGGGGAAASKPIFVEHSVVIDRPTQAVYDYWRKLENLPQIMSHLESVTELDEKRSRWVAKAPLGTHVEWEAEIVNDKPGQRIGWHSLPGATVDNAGSVQFEELPNGGTRVHVALSYRPPAGPLGAAVAKLFGEEPSQQIAEDLQKFKAAFEGSAKN
- a CDS encoding ComF family protein, which gives rise to MLASLWRTLLPRACPGCGAQLGTEAGLCRACRAGLTARVESHSPLRPRPEPHLVTLGRYQGVGRRAVRALKFGGARDLAGVLGEALAAGVPPEWGVGAVVPVPLHPSRQRQRGYNQAELLAREVARQLGVPCVDALRRTRATHQQARQQAAGRHEMAGAFAVRPGRLPSGPLLLLDDVMTSGSTLLACQDALHAAGAAEVYVAVVAR
- a CDS encoding methylglyoxal synthase translates to MTAPLPTPSGTRQVALIAHDKKKLELAMFVLAHREVLSRFHLVATGTTGAILHKQTGLEVERVLSGPLGGDQQIGARLAEERVMAVFFFRDPLTAQPHEPDVSALVRLCDVHDIPLATNPASAQALMLWLREQSGPPT
- a CDS encoding DMT family transporter, which gives rise to MSAAASPRPEGLDPLSLTAILVTIVFWASAFAGIRAGLEAFSPGHLTLYRFLVAGLALGVYALVTRIPLPSAGDLARIFGLSFMGITLYHVLLNYGEVSVPAGTASLIIAAGPVITALLATRFGGERLNLLGWLGTLTSLGGVTLIVLGSGQGVSFTQGALLILGAALFTSIYFVFQKPLLRRMNPLHFTVWSLLLGTLPMLVFLPGFMGELRAAPVSAHLALIYLGLFPSALAYLTWTFALSRVPASTTTSFLYVSPVLAIVIALVWLGELPRPVTLLGGAVAVAGVVLVNTLGRPRRPAPLPAQATQGAAET
- the tkt gene encoding transketolase — encoded protein: MTPATSTGPAQLSINTIRTLSIDGVQAANSGHPGAPLGMAPMAYVIWQDFLRHNPGNPQWPGRDRFVLSAGHASMLIYSLLHLTGYDMPLQELRDFRKWGSKTPGHPEFFHTPGLDATTGPLGQGAAMTVGMAMAERHLAAQYNREGFEIFDNYTYSVMGDGDLQEGVNHESAALAGHLKLGKLIWFHDDNRIQLDTATEKAESEDTAERYRSYGWEVLKVEDGNNLEEIRAAIINARNNTSQPTLIQVRTIIGFGSPRAGTSKAHGEALGKDGVAATKAALGWDYPPFTVPDEVATHMDARERGAQQEQQWQALMDRYRAAHPDLGQQVDALLARELPANLEDSLPKYEVGSKAMATRNASGEAINALAAVVPGLMGGSADLSGSTKTTIQDGGVLNHDHYAGRNVYFGVREFGMAAAANGLSLYGGVRPLVGTFLVFADYLKPAFRLSAIQMQPVTYVLTHDSIGLGEDGPTHQPIDQLAMLRAVPGAHVIRPADANETALAWQMALEYENGPTALALSRQDLRILPRNAEGMKKGAYTVRDAENPAVILVASGSEVGLALDAAEALGQQGTAVRVVSMPCMEIFREQDRGYRDSVLTPGVRRVAIEAAAKSPWYEWVGLDGAVIGMDTFGASAPAEILFEKFGFSVENVVKVVKSIL